The Immundisolibacter sp. region AGCATGGCTGGCACATGCTTGGCACCAAGCAGTACCGCCGCGATGTCGGGTTTTTCCGGCAAATCAGCCACCGACTTGAACGACGTATAGCCCAGCACCGAACTGCGCGACGGGTTGACCACGTACACGCGCCCCTGAAAGCCATGGCTACCCATGCCCTCCAGCAATTGCCGCGACCATAGCGTGTCTGGCGAAGCACCGATGACGGCGACCACCTTGGGATTGAAAAACGCCTCGACGGTGGCGGCGTCGTAATGACCCGCGCGCACAACGCTCATGAAACCTCCTTGGATACGCGACAGGCGGGCGGCCGGCGGTGCCGGCTCACGCCCGCGAATAGACTTCAGTTGAGTTTGAGGATGGCCTCGATCATCGGCCGGACCTGCTCGGTACTCAGCTGCGGATGGGCGATCATCGGTGTCGGTCCCCACACGCCACCACCGCCGTGCAGAACCTTCAGCGTCAGGGTGTCCAGCGCCTGCGGGTTGTTGCGGTACAGACCGGCCACCGCGCGCAGCGGCGGGCCGATGCGGGCGCCGCTCACGTCATGGCAGGAATAGCAGCCATCATCGATCAGGCTGTCCGGCAAGCCGGCGGCGGCGAATGTGACCCGTGCGCTTTGTGGCGGCAACCCGGCCTCCGGCGCGGGTGCCGGCTCGGCAACAGGAGCCTGCGCCGACACCGGCTCCGAGGCCGCAGGCGCGCTGCCAGGCGCACCGATGGCGCCGGTTTCAGCCGGCCCTTCATCCTTGCCACAGCCGGCCATGCCCATTACAGCCATGGCACCCACGATGATCCACCGTCCAAATAAACCTGGCACTTTATCCATCCTCCCTTGCTTGCCTTGCTTGGTTCAGCTCGCCAGCAGGCGACGCTCCATGGTCTCCGACATGACCTCAATGTGCTCGGCGCCCAGGCTCTCCAACACATCCGGGCCCTTGAACAGTTCCACGCACACGGCCGCTTCCATGAACATCAGCCCCAGGTACAGCAGCGGCTTTTGGGACTCCGGCATCGCGTCAATTGAAAACTTCGCCAACTGCTCGGCCAGTGCTTCCATGCGTGGCAGCAAGGTACGGTAGTAATCGGTCAGTTCGACCATGCTGGACGCCAGGCGCTTGCGCATACGCGCGTCCTCGGTGGGCAGCGCCCACGGGACGAACCGTTCCAGGTCGGCAAATTCGGTCGGCAGCGAGTTGGACATGGCGTGGATTCTCCCGAAGTACAGTTCAGCGCAGTGCCGGCATTACGTCGCGCGCGAACAATTGCAGGGTCCGCGCCACCTGCCACTCGGCCTGGCCGCCGAAGTCGGCCATCAGGGACAGCTCCTGGAAATCGTAATAGCGCTCGCGAAAACGCTGCAACCAGGCGATGAACTGGTCAGGCGTGCCGGCAAACGCAATGTCGTTGGCCAGCACCGACTCGAAGGTGTATTCCTTCATCTGGTTAAGGAAGCCACCGGCGTAGAAGTGAAACCCACCCCCGCGCAGGCGCTCCTTGACCTCCTCGCCGTTGATCGACTCCTGCGGCACCACCAGGTTGGCGTAGCTGCGCATCATCGGCTCGCGTGCCTCGCCCAGTGCGGTCGCTTCGTCGTCGGCCAGGAATACCGGCACCACCAGGCCCACCTGCGGTGCATGACCGGCCTCCTTGGCCGCCGCCGCATAGGCATTGACCGCCTCGACGAACAGCGGCGGCGGCGCCGCGCCGACCACCACGCCACCACCACGGCGCCCGGCATCTCCGAACACGCGTGCACTGGTGCCGGTCTGAAACACCTTGAGCTTGGCCTGCAAGGGCTTGGGCACGACCTGGATATCGCGGACCGAATAGTGCTTGCCCTCGAAGGAGAAGCGCTCGTTCCCCCAGGCGAGCTGCAGGATTTCCAGCGACTCCTCGTACAGACCGATGCTGTCGCTCATCGGGATGCTTGCCGGGTCGTACAGCCAGCCATGGCCCCGCCCGACGCCGACTTCCAGCCGGCCGTCGGTCAGGTGGTCACACTGGGCAATCTCGCCGGCCAGCACCATCGGGTTGTGTACCGGCAGGGTGTGGCACATGGCGCGGAACCGGATATTGCGCGTCCGCTGGGCCGCCGCCGCAAAGAACGCCAGCGGATTGACCGAGATGGAAAAGGTCGGAAAAAAGTGGTGCTCCAGTGCCATGAAGACTTCATAGCCCAACGCGTCCCCCAGTTCGACGCTGCGCAGCGTCTCGTCGTAGCGCTGCTTGTAATTGGCCCCTGGCGAGGCCTGGATTTCGTTATAGATGCCGAATTTCACGTCTTGCTCCTCAGGGGCTGGTCAACCGTTCCACGGTCCGGTAAAGGTGGCGCACCGCGGCTTCCTGGTCGGACAGGGTGATGCTGCGGATAGCGCCGGAATTGAGAGACTTCTGTGTCACCTCGTTGGTGTACAGATCCTCGCGCGACAGGTCGCGCAGTACGATCTTGCTGAATTCCTGGCTGATCATCTCCGCCGCCGATTTCGGCTTCGGGAAGTAATACGCCAGCTCGTACACGGTCTCGTTTTGCGACACCGGCCAGAAAGCGTCCAGGTAGTACCAGCCGGCGCCGACATTGATGCGCGAGAACGGGAACACAACGTTCAGCTCGAAGCCCCAGTCGTCGCTTTTGTCCTGCTGGGTACCCGGATAGGCACCGCGACCACCCGTGCCCTGGGTGAACGTGGAACCGAACTTGAAGGCGATCTGCTCGGTCGGCGACAGATCATGAGCCGGGTTGCCAGGTACCGACAGGTGCTGGTTGCCGTTCGGCTGCAATTTCATGTGGCTGATGTTGCAGTACGGATTGTCGGTTCCGGTAAACGCGTCCGGGGCCGAGCGCTTGTGCACGAAGGCCACGTGGTAACCCTCCTGGAAGGCGTTCATGGTCACCTTCCAGTTGGCGTTGACGTGATACCGCCAGCGTCCCGCGCAAATCATCTCGTCAAATGGGAACGGCTTCAGGTCCTGATTGAAGTCCCCCATCGCCTGTTCCAGGGTCTGCCGGGGCGTCGCGTCGAGGTTCACGAACAGGAAACCAGCCCAGGTATCCAGGTGCAGCGGCGGCAAGCCCATCTGCGATTTGTCGAAGTCGAAGAACTGGCCCTCGTCCGGCACGAACTGCACCGTGCCGTCGGTGGCGTAGGTCCAACCGTGGAAATCGCACTGCCAACCCTTGACGCACCCATCGGCGGCACGCACCAGGCGGTTTCCGCGATGGGTGCATATGTTATGGAACGCGCGCAGCTGGCCATCCGCGCCACGCGCAACAATGACCGAGACCCCGAGCACCTCGATGTCGCGAACGAAAAAATCTCCCGGATTGGGCAGTTCATCGGCCCGCTTGAGCAGGTTGAACCACTGATGACGGAAGATCGCCTCGCGCTCGCGCTCGAAGAACTCGGGCGTGATCACGGTAGCCGTGCTCACCGGGCCGGTATCCAGACCAAAGGCCTGGGTGTGCCCGCATTTTGGCCGTCCGCTGGGTGCGTTCATGTCCCCTCCTTGCCTCGTTGCTCGTACTGCATGTGTCTGGCCAGACCGGTGATCGTTTATCCGAAGTCCCGGAAATCTATCATGGGCGATACACGCTGGTCGCCTGACCGCCTGGCATCACTCACGGCAGCAGATGCCACCGAGTGACGCGGACCTAAACCCGACGCACCGTATCCGGTCGCACCGCTGAGGCTCGCGAGTTACCCGACAGCGCCATGGCAATGTCCAGCTCCTGGCGCAGGATGGCGAGTACACGCTCAACACCCGGCTGACCGTCAGCCGCCAGGCCATACAACGCGGCCTTGCCGATCATGCAGGCCCGGGCACCGAGTGCCAGCGCCTTGAGCACGTCGCCGCCGCGACGAATGCCGCCGTCCAGAATCACTTCGGCGGCTCCGGCCACCGCGTCGACAACCTCGGCCAATACGCTGATGGTTGACGGCGCGCCATCAAGCTGGCGGCCGCCATGATTGGAAACGATGATGGCGTCTACGCCGCAGGCCACCGCCTGGCGGGCATCGTCCGGGTGCAGAATGCCCTTGACCACCAGCGGCAGGTCCCACTCCTGACGCAGCCAGGTCAGATCGTCCCAGTGAATGCTCGGATCGATCTGCGTATTCATGAAGGTGCTGAGCGCCACCACATCGCTGCTGTGACCGCCCCAGCCCACCAGATTGCCGATGGTCATGTTGCGATGCGGCAGCATGCGCCGCAGCCATCTGGGGTGACGCAACAAATCGACGGCAGTGCGCCGGTTAAAGCGCGGCGGCACGGTAAAGCCGTTTCTGATGTCCTTTTCCCGCTTGCCGCCGCGGGTCAAATCCACGGTTACCACCAGGGCGCGGTAACCGGCTTCGCGCGCCCGACCCACCAGGCTGCGCATGAGCTCCCGGTCGCGAAAGATATACAGCTGGAACCACAGGTTTTCCGGGGCCGCCGTCGCCACCGCCTCAAGCGGGTGGGTCGCCGCGGTGGACAGTACACAGGGAATACCTGCCGACTTTGCCGCCCGGGCCAGCGCCAGCTCGCCCTCGGGCCGCACCACACCACACAAGCCCATGGGCGCGATCACCAGCGGCATCGCGATCTGCTCGCCCAGCAGGGTGGTGCCAAGCTCAACATTGGCGACGTT contains the following coding sequences:
- a CDS encoding alpha-hydroxy acid oxidase, which encodes MIASVDAFRAAAQAYLPRMIFDFVDGGSERETTLRANCADFESLRFAPRVLTNVANVELGTTLLGEQIAMPLVIAPMGLCGVVRPEGELALARAAKSAGIPCVLSTAATHPLEAVATAAPENLWFQLYIFRDRELMRSLVGRAREAGYRALVVTVDLTRGGKREKDIRNGFTVPPRFNRRTAVDLLRHPRWLRRMLPHRNMTIGNLVGWGGHSSDVVALSTFMNTQIDPSIHWDDLTWLRQEWDLPLVVKGILHPDDARQAVACGVDAIIVSNHGGRQLDGAPSTISVLAEVVDAVAGAAEVILDGGIRRGGDVLKALALGARACMIGKAALYGLAADGQPGVERVLAILRQELDIAMALSGNSRASAVRPDTVRRV
- a CDS encoding LLM class flavin-dependent oxidoreductase, which translates into the protein MKFGIYNEIQASPGANYKQRYDETLRSVELGDALGYEVFMALEHHFFPTFSISVNPLAFFAAAAQRTRNIRFRAMCHTLPVHNPMVLAGEIAQCDHLTDGRLEVGVGRGHGWLYDPASIPMSDSIGLYEESLEILQLAWGNERFSFEGKHYSVRDIQVVPKPLQAKLKVFQTGTSARVFGDAGRRGGGVVVGAAPPPLFVEAVNAYAAAAKEAGHAPQVGLVVPVFLADDEATALGEAREPMMRSYANLVVPQESINGEEVKERLRGGGFHFYAGGFLNQMKEYTFESVLANDIAFAGTPDQFIAWLQRFRERYYDFQELSLMADFGGQAEWQVARTLQLFARDVMPALR
- a CDS encoding c-type cytochrome, with translation MPGLFGRWIIVGAMAVMGMAGCGKDEGPAETGAIGAPGSAPAASEPVSAQAPVAEPAPAPEAGLPPQSARVTFAAAGLPDSLIDDGCYSCHDVSGARIGPPLRAVAGLYRNNPQALDTLTLKVLHGGGGVWGPTPMIAHPQLSTEQVRPMIEAILKLN
- a CDS encoding aromatic ring-hydroxylating dioxygenase subunit alpha, whose protein sequence is MNAPSGRPKCGHTQAFGLDTGPVSTATVITPEFFEREREAIFRHQWFNLLKRADELPNPGDFFVRDIEVLGVSVIVARGADGQLRAFHNICTHRGNRLVRAADGCVKGWQCDFHGWTYATDGTVQFVPDEGQFFDFDKSQMGLPPLHLDTWAGFLFVNLDATPRQTLEQAMGDFNQDLKPFPFDEMICAGRWRYHVNANWKVTMNAFQEGYHVAFVHKRSAPDAFTGTDNPYCNISHMKLQPNGNQHLSVPGNPAHDLSPTEQIAFKFGSTFTQGTGGRGAYPGTQQDKSDDWGFELNVVFPFSRINVGAGWYYLDAFWPVSQNETVYELAYYFPKPKSAAEMISQEFSKIVLRDLSREDLYTNEVTQKSLNSGAIRSITLSDQEAAVRHLYRTVERLTSP